A region of Pelagicoccus sp. SDUM812003 DNA encodes the following proteins:
- a CDS encoding TlpA disulfide reductase family protein has protein sequence MTQPRPIRTLATLLLSALAAASIYADFAIRADKASFEPGSPVSLHLNDVAEKRLTQVASARIDASGGLDLSTELPPGIYELSIGDLPALPLAIAEGQKIEISYRESDEDPWRVEGSPDTDKLHAYETFRKDSLNRLVYPPRVAARAANSKGKPAEEIARLTQAEVDGYAAHRRELNDFTIATVGDSMALYATALRWDLDYRPQEIQRLVESFAETHGELSVTKTLRQKLETGLALAIGKQAPELAGYDLNQQRQTLSDQRGKYVLIDFWASWCPPCRIENQHYQTLVSELPKETFTLFAVNLDSDKRLWEQASRRDRISWIQISDDRGLSSPLAERYAVSSLPSSFLLDQQGRIIAKNLRGPALDAKLKELGLL, from the coding sequence GTGACCCAGCCACGACCGATTCGCACCCTCGCCACACTATTGCTGAGCGCCCTAGCAGCAGCTTCGATCTACGCAGACTTCGCCATACGAGCTGACAAAGCCAGCTTCGAGCCGGGATCGCCGGTCTCGCTGCACCTCAACGACGTCGCGGAAAAACGGCTAACGCAAGTCGCGAGCGCTCGCATCGACGCCTCCGGAGGTCTCGATCTTTCAACCGAACTCCCGCCTGGCATCTACGAGCTAAGCATCGGCGATCTCCCCGCCCTGCCGCTCGCCATCGCCGAAGGCCAAAAAATCGAGATTTCCTACCGCGAATCGGATGAGGATCCGTGGCGCGTGGAAGGTTCCCCCGATACGGACAAGCTCCACGCCTACGAGACGTTTCGAAAGGATTCCCTGAATCGCCTCGTCTATCCCCCCCGAGTCGCCGCTCGAGCAGCCAACTCGAAAGGAAAACCTGCCGAGGAGATCGCTCGCCTCACTCAAGCGGAAGTAGACGGATATGCGGCCCATCGAAGGGAGCTCAACGACTTCACCATCGCGACCGTCGGCGACTCCATGGCGCTCTACGCCACAGCTCTTCGCTGGGACCTCGACTACCGTCCACAAGAGATTCAGAGGCTTGTGGAATCCTTTGCCGAAACGCATGGGGAACTGTCCGTAACCAAAACCTTGAGACAGAAGCTGGAAACCGGTCTCGCTTTGGCGATCGGGAAACAAGCTCCGGAGCTCGCTGGCTACGACCTGAACCAGCAGCGCCAAACCCTCTCCGACCAGCGCGGCAAGTACGTCCTGATCGACTTTTGGGCCTCGTGGTGCCCGCCCTGCCGCATAGAGAACCAACACTACCAAACGCTGGTATCGGAGCTACCCAAAGAGACGTTCACCCTCTTCGCGGTCAATCTGGATAGCGACAAACGCCTTTGGGAACAAGCGAGCCGCCGCGACCGCATTTCCTGGATACAGATATCGGACGATCGAGGGCTCTCTTCCCCTCTCGCCGAGCGCTACGCGGTCTCCTCCTTGCCGAGCAGCTTCCTGTTGGACCAGCAAGGACGCATCATCGCCAAGAACCTCCGAGGTCCCGCCCTCGACGCGAAACTGAAAGAGCTCGGCCTGCTCTAG
- the coaD gene encoding pantetheine-phosphate adenylyltransferase: MRICIYPGTFDPITNGHLDVLKRACRMFDKVIVAIADNPNKRPFFSVEERLALLNENVAQIPNASTAVFTGMLVDFAKEQGAVAIIRGLRAVSDFEYEFQMSLMNRHLAPEIETILVMTKEGYNYTSSSLIKQVAEFGADVSHFVPPSVNAALRKRFPKR; this comes from the coding sequence ATGAGGATCTGCATCTATCCCGGGACTTTCGATCCCATCACCAACGGTCATCTCGACGTGCTCAAGCGAGCGTGCCGCATGTTTGACAAGGTCATCGTCGCCATAGCCGACAATCCCAACAAGCGCCCCTTTTTTTCGGTCGAGGAGCGACTCGCCCTGCTGAACGAAAACGTGGCTCAGATCCCCAACGCCTCCACCGCAGTATTCACCGGCATGCTGGTGGATTTCGCTAAGGAGCAAGGAGCCGTGGCCATCATCCGTGGGCTCAGGGCCGTTTCCGACTTCGAATACGAGTTTCAGATGTCCCTGATGAATCGCCACCTGGCGCCTGAAATCGAAACCATCCTCGTCATGACCAAGGAAGGCTACAACTACACCAGCTCCAGCTTGATCAAGCAGGTCGCGGAATTCGGGGCGGACGTTTCGCATTTCGTCCCGCCAAGCGTGAACGCCGCCCTACGAAAACGTTTTCCAAAACGCTGA
- a CDS encoding fimbria/pilus periplasmic chaperone, with the protein MKRLALTSLLAILVSSFAHAFSVSPMVADFDPNAPRSQQVFVLTNASDQEKPVEITVAKPLLDENGVETMDIGNGEDEFLIIPQQFVLPPNARRSVKVIYVGDPRETEDTYRIVFKELPVDLAQDEVLPEGESSFSMRIVMQYNTRIWLTPSGLEDELAITRFDKYEMPSPDSVSLPDERNENATTDSQTIPMLRFTVANTGPAHGYIRYPKISLVTKAGNRYELDKEDLQYVAGQVVMKESQKEFKIRWQDDFPDIVDIERIDLVTKKR; encoded by the coding sequence ATGAAACGACTCGCCTTAACCTCCCTCCTAGCGATCCTTGTCTCCAGTTTCGCCCACGCCTTCAGCGTCAGCCCCATGGTCGCTGACTTCGATCCCAACGCCCCTAGATCCCAGCAAGTTTTCGTACTAACCAACGCCAGCGACCAGGAGAAGCCGGTGGAAATCACCGTCGCCAAACCCTTGCTCGATGAAAACGGCGTCGAGACCATGGACATCGGAAATGGCGAGGACGAGTTTCTCATCATCCCGCAGCAATTCGTACTCCCTCCTAACGCCCGGCGCTCGGTCAAGGTCATCTACGTCGGCGATCCTCGCGAGACCGAAGACACCTATCGCATCGTTTTCAAGGAACTGCCAGTCGATCTCGCCCAGGACGAAGTCCTGCCCGAAGGCGAAAGCTCCTTCAGCATGCGCATCGTCATGCAGTACAATACACGAATCTGGCTCACTCCATCCGGACTGGAAGACGAGCTCGCGATCACCCGCTTCGACAAGTATGAGATGCCAAGTCCCGATTCCGTCTCCCTCCCAGACGAACGTAACGAAAACGCCACTACGGATTCCCAAACCATTCCCATGCTGCGCTTCACCGTCGCCAACACCGGCCCGGCCCATGGATACATTCGGTATCCGAAAATCAGCTTGGTGACGAAGGCGGGAAACCGATACGAGCTCGACAAGGAGGACCTGCAGTACGTGGCCGGACAAGTCGTCATGAAAGAGAGCCAGAAGGAATTCAAGATACGTTGGCAGGACGATTTTCCTGACATCGTCGACATCGAACGCATCGACCTCGTCACGAAAAAGCGGTGA
- a CDS encoding hemolysin family protein → MISAFIAAALFTVSVSFVCSMLEAMILSTTIADIESLKKKRPKKGELLEKHKTDLSDTISAILTLNTIANTAGSALVGALATEIWGSSIVGWVTGILTLSILIFSEIIPKNLGVAYRVQIHPWTVGPLQWMKVALWPATSLTNLSVRLVVKEDQSNDDGSSNEEEIILLAEKGAKEGTLTSSESDMVTNALKLDDEMVSAIMTPRVVVTALETTLTIGDVFRTYPNIPFARIPVFDEEIDQIVGLVRRRDLLKYVAEDQDRVRLSEIMNEVFFVPETVTVAAALQTILKKHQQLLVVVDEFGSMAGVVTMEDIMEYILGREIFEKDDVAIDMRELARSEALGKKAAEILADEESTSEDRDA, encoded by the coding sequence ATGATATCCGCCTTCATTGCCGCAGCCCTCTTCACAGTGAGCGTCTCGTTCGTCTGCTCCATGCTGGAAGCGATGATACTGAGCACCACCATCGCGGACATCGAATCGCTAAAGAAAAAGCGACCGAAGAAGGGCGAGCTGCTGGAAAAGCACAAGACCGACCTGTCGGACACGATTTCCGCCATCCTGACCCTCAACACCATCGCCAATACGGCGGGCTCCGCTCTGGTGGGCGCCCTAGCCACCGAGATTTGGGGCAGCTCCATCGTAGGTTGGGTGACGGGCATCCTCACCCTGAGCATCCTCATCTTTTCCGAAATCATCCCAAAGAACCTCGGCGTCGCCTACCGGGTCCAGATCCATCCCTGGACCGTGGGTCCGCTGCAATGGATGAAAGTCGCCCTCTGGCCGGCGACGTCCCTCACCAACCTCTCGGTGCGGCTCGTGGTGAAGGAGGACCAGAGCAACGACGACGGATCGTCGAATGAAGAGGAGATCATCCTGCTCGCCGAAAAAGGAGCCAAGGAGGGGACCTTGACCAGCAGCGAGTCGGACATGGTGACCAACGCCCTGAAGCTCGACGACGAAATGGTCTCCGCGATCATGACTCCCCGGGTGGTGGTCACCGCCTTGGAGACCACTCTGACCATCGGCGACGTTTTTCGCACGTATCCAAACATCCCTTTCGCCCGCATTCCGGTATTCGACGAGGAGATCGACCAGATCGTGGGACTCGTCCGGCGACGCGACCTGCTCAAGTACGTGGCCGAGGACCAGGACCGGGTGCGCCTTTCGGAGATCATGAACGAGGTGTTCTTCGTCCCGGAAACGGTCACCGTGGCCGCCGCCCTGCAGACGATCCTGAAGAAGCACCAGCAGCTGCTAGTGGTCGTGGACGAGTTCGGCAGCATGGCGGGTGTGGTCACCATGGAGGACATCATGGAGTACATTCTCGGTCGGGAGATCTTCGAAAAGGACGACGTGGCCATCGACATGCGAGAGCTCGCCCGCAGCGAGGCTCTGGGTAAAAAAGCTGCGGAAATCCTTGCCGACGAGGAAAGCACCTCTGAGGATCGCGACGCCTAG
- a CDS encoding iron-containing alcohol dehydrogenase, whose protein sequence is MQFQFATATSIHFGAGIAKSIASLLPDELGQIFVITGASPFRNRAILDLLERNGYPLELYSVSGEPTLDSVNAATEAARKSDAQAIIAIGGGSVIDTGKAVAALLPNRGNLLDYLEGVGKGRALTLPSLPFMAVPTTAGTGSEVTKNSVIGVPEAGVKVSLRSDFMLPRWAVVDPELTYGLSGEVAAYTGMDALIQCLEAYLSRFSNPLTDGIAREGLRRAARSLRSACSSSLDADAKSDLCMASLCGGIALANAKLGSVHGFAGPLGGMIPAPHGAICASLLTECFKANMNALATREPRNPSLEKMRDLATLITGNPEAKASYALAWFDALFNELPLKRLGKLGLTADRISEAARKAGSSSSMKGNPIELSRFELEEILENAL, encoded by the coding sequence ATGCAATTCCAGTTCGCCACCGCCACTTCCATCCACTTCGGAGCTGGAATCGCCAAATCCATCGCCAGCCTGCTACCCGACGAGCTCGGTCAGATCTTCGTGATCACCGGAGCATCGCCGTTTCGCAATCGGGCGATCCTCGATTTGCTGGAACGAAACGGCTATCCGCTGGAGCTCTACTCCGTTTCCGGCGAGCCCACGCTCGACTCGGTAAACGCGGCCACCGAAGCGGCTCGCAAGTCGGATGCCCAGGCGATCATCGCCATCGGCGGAGGCAGCGTGATCGATACCGGCAAAGCCGTAGCAGCCTTGCTGCCAAACCGCGGCAACTTGCTCGACTATCTGGAAGGCGTGGGAAAAGGCAGGGCCCTCACCTTGCCTTCTCTCCCCTTCATGGCCGTGCCGACCACTGCTGGAACCGGGTCGGAAGTCACCAAGAACAGTGTGATTGGCGTTCCAGAAGCGGGCGTGAAAGTAAGCCTGCGCAGCGATTTCATGCTTCCGCGCTGGGCCGTCGTGGACCCGGAGCTCACCTACGGGCTCAGCGGCGAGGTCGCCGCATACACTGGCATGGACGCTCTGATCCAGTGCCTGGAGGCCTACCTCTCCCGCTTTTCCAATCCTCTGACCGACGGCATCGCTCGGGAAGGACTGCGCCGGGCAGCCCGCTCCCTTCGCTCAGCTTGCAGTTCATCGCTCGACGCCGACGCCAAGAGCGACCTCTGCATGGCCAGCCTTTGCGGCGGCATCGCCCTCGCCAACGCCAAGTTGGGGTCGGTACACGGATTCGCCGGCCCGTTAGGCGGCATGATTCCCGCGCCGCATGGCGCTATTTGCGCCAGTCTGCTAACCGAGTGCTTCAAGGCCAATATGAACGCTCTCGCCACCCGCGAGCCGCGAAACCCGAGCCTCGAAAAAATGCGCGATCTCGCTACCCTCATCACCGGCAACCCGGAAGCGAAAGCCTCCTACGCCTTGGCTTGGTTCGACGCCCTCTTCAACGAGCTGCCCCTGAAGCGACTAGGAAAGCTCGGCTTGACCGCGGATCGCATCTCCGAAGCGGCACGCAAAGCCGGCAGCTCCAGCAGCATGAAGGGGAACCCTATCGAGCTTTCACGCTTCGAGCTGGAAGAGATCCTGGAAAACGCGCTCTAG
- a CDS encoding DEAD/DEAH box helicase, with translation MDAFAFDQRFARYVRQVNSQAISRGTELFESEEVRVDALGRAEIRGSVTEGKRGVFQVRLAFDETGGLSGSCDCEEFFNCRHSYALARAVRVKLNERSGLVSSAKPAAKAPPTQTSDPFAQRLGRALDDEERSLSKELARLFGQASKCGFLVYPRDLYNVVSKRTDLGVATREPLRDLKRALAKVNPDTSVAFVDALKAFFTSKGIATRPAFDALAKEHAMSRAVESVSHSERSWDRPPVALKIGYECEPAEEGDWYRINAKFVSRDEGFTDEEIARLVAADGELTQLGSKGWFRVDPSSLSEYLGMAGAMGLDPRRGNKQRIHVTQFEDLLDERNVDEKTMEIVRRRARQLTKLEIPSPPRSLGTVLRPYQVEGFRFLCRLSLMGFGGVLADDMGLGKTLQTLAWFMWLARRKGASQTFRALVVCPKSVMDNWIQEPLKFGADLSSVSFSPALLGEEALGKANIVVANYAQLRLQSEYFLSQSWDVAALDEAHYIKSPSSQTTKVAYQLNAASRLALSGTPVENSLTDLWSLMRFAMPRLLGPQAAFKANYELAKNPEALAGLKRRVRPFILRRLKSEVAKDLPERIEEERHCVLEGAQRRLYDEELENARSTLESIRSEEDWQGQRFGMLQVLLRLRQICCDPRLIKEGGRSEGDAQSAKLSALRDVLEPLVAEGHKALVFSQFVSMLEILKKQLSSWGIGSLLLTGKTRNRKELVDRFQSQGGEQVFLLSLKAAGSGLNLTAASYVVLFDPWWNPAVEAQAIDRTHRIGQRNQVIAYRIVAKDTIEEKIREIQRGKADLANSVLGDDELSAAIGLQEMRELLR, from the coding sequence ATGGATGCGTTTGCCTTCGATCAGAGATTTGCCCGCTACGTTCGGCAGGTGAACAGCCAGGCGATCAGCCGCGGCACGGAGCTTTTCGAATCGGAGGAGGTGCGGGTGGACGCTCTCGGACGGGCGGAAATCCGCGGCAGCGTAACCGAAGGCAAACGAGGCGTGTTCCAGGTTCGTCTCGCCTTCGACGAAACCGGTGGTCTGAGCGGAAGCTGCGACTGCGAGGAGTTTTTCAACTGTCGACATAGCTACGCCTTGGCCCGAGCGGTTCGGGTCAAACTGAACGAGCGATCGGGCTTGGTTTCGTCGGCGAAACCGGCAGCTAAGGCGCCGCCGACTCAAACTTCCGATCCCTTCGCTCAACGTTTGGGACGCGCCCTCGACGACGAGGAGCGATCGCTGTCAAAGGAGCTTGCCCGATTGTTTGGTCAGGCCAGCAAGTGCGGTTTTCTCGTGTATCCAAGGGATCTCTACAATGTCGTGTCCAAGCGGACGGACCTAGGAGTGGCTACTCGCGAGCCCTTGCGCGACCTGAAGCGGGCTCTTGCGAAGGTGAATCCGGATACGTCGGTTGCGTTCGTCGATGCCCTGAAGGCTTTTTTCACAAGCAAAGGCATTGCAACGCGCCCCGCGTTCGACGCGTTGGCGAAAGAGCATGCCATGAGTCGAGCGGTCGAGTCGGTGTCCCACTCTGAGCGCAGCTGGGATCGCCCTCCTGTCGCATTGAAAATTGGATACGAATGCGAGCCCGCCGAGGAAGGCGACTGGTATCGGATCAATGCTAAGTTCGTGAGTCGAGACGAGGGATTCACGGACGAGGAAATCGCGCGGTTGGTGGCTGCGGATGGCGAATTGACGCAGCTTGGCTCCAAGGGCTGGTTTCGAGTGGATCCGTCATCGCTTTCCGAATACCTGGGGATGGCGGGGGCTATGGGGCTAGATCCTCGGCGAGGAAACAAGCAACGCATCCACGTCACGCAATTCGAGGACTTGCTGGACGAGCGAAACGTGGATGAGAAGACGATGGAAATCGTTCGCCGCCGGGCGCGTCAATTGACGAAGTTGGAGATCCCCAGTCCACCCCGATCGCTGGGCACGGTTCTGCGGCCGTATCAGGTCGAAGGCTTCCGGTTTCTCTGTAGGCTAAGCCTGATGGGGTTTGGAGGCGTCCTCGCTGACGACATGGGACTGGGAAAGACGCTGCAGACGCTGGCCTGGTTCATGTGGCTGGCCCGGCGCAAAGGCGCGTCGCAGACATTTAGAGCTTTGGTGGTCTGTCCAAAGTCTGTGATGGATAACTGGATACAGGAGCCGCTGAAGTTCGGCGCCGATTTGAGCTCCGTTTCGTTTTCGCCAGCTCTGCTGGGCGAAGAAGCCCTGGGCAAGGCCAATATCGTGGTGGCGAACTACGCTCAGCTGCGCCTGCAGTCGGAGTATTTTCTTAGTCAGTCCTGGGATGTCGCTGCATTGGACGAGGCGCACTACATCAAGTCGCCCAGCTCGCAAACCACCAAGGTGGCGTACCAGCTCAACGCGGCTTCGCGGCTCGCCTTGTCGGGCACGCCGGTGGAGAACAGCCTGACTGACCTTTGGAGCCTGATGCGTTTCGCCATGCCCCGTTTGCTCGGGCCGCAAGCCGCCTTCAAGGCGAACTACGAACTTGCCAAGAATCCCGAGGCGCTAGCCGGATTGAAGCGTCGCGTGCGTCCATTCATCTTGAGGCGCTTGAAGAGCGAGGTCGCGAAGGACCTGCCGGAGCGCATCGAGGAGGAGCGCCATTGCGTCTTGGAAGGGGCGCAGCGACGTCTCTACGATGAGGAGTTGGAGAACGCTCGCTCCACGCTGGAGTCGATTCGGAGCGAGGAAGACTGGCAGGGACAGCGGTTTGGCATGCTGCAAGTGTTGCTTCGTCTAAGGCAAATCTGCTGCGACCCACGCTTGATCAAGGAGGGAGGTCGCAGCGAGGGCGATGCGCAATCCGCGAAGCTCTCCGCTCTGCGGGACGTGCTGGAACCCTTGGTGGCCGAAGGGCACAAGGCGCTCGTCTTCAGCCAGTTCGTATCCATGCTGGAAATACTGAAGAAGCAGCTCTCGAGCTGGGGTATTGGCAGCCTTTTGCTGACGGGGAAGACGCGAAACCGCAAGGAGCTGGTGGACCGATTTCAGAGTCAAGGAGGCGAGCAAGTGTTTCTGCTCTCGCTAAAAGCGGCTGGATCCGGGCTCAACTTGACCGCCGCCTCCTACGTTGTCCTTTTCGATCCTTGGTGGAATCCGGCAGTGGAAGCGCAAGCGATTGACCGAACCCATCGCATCGGGCAGAGAAATCAGGTGATCGCTTATCGTATTGTCGCAAAGGATACGATCGAAGAGAAGATTCGCGAGATTCAGCGAGGCAAGGCTGACCTCGCGAATTCCGTACTGGGCGATGACGAGCTGAGCGCTGCGATTGGTTTGCAGGAGATGCGTGAGCTGCTTCGGTAG
- a CDS encoding phosphatidylglycerophosphatase A — protein sequence MIKNPRWPRYWPNHVVVKLATIGSLGSLKAPGTWGSLMGLVFFATITVHLSDFAAALLLAAGTYFAIGICGEAEKRLKKVDPGEVILDEFVAMPICFLGLHAHMGQSQSWIVILAGFLLFRFFDILKPLGIKKLQRYHGGFGVVADDVAAALIVCAILNVAARVWIF from the coding sequence ATGATAAAGAACCCGAGATGGCCGCGCTATTGGCCGAACCATGTGGTGGTGAAACTGGCCACGATCGGCAGCCTTGGCTCCTTGAAGGCCCCGGGCACCTGGGGCTCGCTGATGGGGCTGGTGTTTTTCGCCACCATCACCGTGCACCTGAGCGACTTCGCGGCGGCTTTGCTCCTGGCCGCGGGCACCTATTTCGCCATCGGCATTTGTGGCGAAGCGGAGAAACGTCTCAAGAAGGTCGATCCGGGCGAGGTGATACTGGACGAGTTCGTGGCCATGCCGATCTGCTTTCTGGGATTGCATGCCCACATGGGGCAGAGCCAGTCCTGGATCGTCATCCTAGCGGGCTTTCTGCTCTTTCGCTTCTTCGACATTCTCAAGCCGCTTGGCATCAAGAAGCTGCAGCGCTACCATGGCGGCTTTGGCGTGGTGGCGGACGATGTCGCCGCGGCCTTGATCGTGTGCGCGATTCTGAACGTAGCCGCACGGGTCTGGATTTTCTAG
- the pgsA gene encoding CDP-diacylglycerol--glycerol-3-phosphate 3-phosphatidyltransferase — MNLPNLLTLSRIPMMFLIVWLMRESFPGAASLAFVLFVAAGITDWLDGFYARKLNLVSNFGILMDALTDKILMLGLMIALVEQGLAHIFLVLLILGREFMITGLRLVAATKGVVMAAESAGKQKTVTQIIAVGGFLLAVAFSDDLAAWGVPYAQEISVWVYWIGRVTFWLCVAMTLYSGAKYFRKYGDLVFKA, encoded by the coding sequence ATGAACTTGCCCAATCTGCTCACCCTGTCGCGTATCCCGATGATGTTCCTCATCGTGTGGCTCATGCGCGAGAGCTTCCCAGGCGCCGCCTCCTTGGCCTTCGTGCTTTTCGTGGCCGCGGGCATCACCGACTGGCTGGATGGCTTCTATGCCCGCAAGCTCAATCTGGTTTCGAATTTCGGCATCTTGATGGACGCCTTGACGGACAAGATCCTCATGCTCGGGCTGATGATCGCTCTGGTGGAGCAGGGCCTGGCCCACATCTTCCTGGTCCTGCTGATTCTCGGGCGCGAGTTCATGATCACTGGGTTGCGGCTTGTCGCTGCGACCAAGGGAGTGGTCATGGCGGCGGAGAGCGCTGGCAAGCAGAAGACCGTTACCCAGATCATCGCGGTTGGCGGCTTTCTACTGGCGGTAGCCTTCAGCGACGATTTGGCGGCATGGGGCGTTCCCTACGCTCAGGAGATTTCGGTCTGGGTCTATTGGATCGGTCGAGTGACCTTCTGGCTGTGCGTAGCGATGACTCTGTATTCAGGCGCTAAATACTTCCGGAAGTACGGCGACCTGGTCTTCAAAGCCTAG
- the lgt gene encoding prolipoprotein diacylglyceryl transferase, producing MQFPTWTHDLDPFIYQFSESWGIRWYGLAYVLGFLTGIWLLHIYYKKGLSPFDSKQQSDLFFAIVIGVIVGGRLGYFLFYSRETLLSDPMSFFRFNEGGMASHGGFVGVIIAAWIMARRFKESFLKVGDILATLAPPGLLFGRVANFINGELWGKHTDGSWGVIFPEAKDPFPRHPSQLYEAGLEGLVLLVYTQMRIWTSPVLKTHPGQIGGEFLLGYSIVRIIGEQFREPDAHIGLDFGFINRGALLSIFTALAGIAIIIWARKHPADARKRSA from the coding sequence ATGCAGTTTCCCACCTGGACCCACGACCTCGACCCTTTCATCTATCAGTTTTCCGAAAGCTGGGGAATTCGCTGGTATGGACTGGCTTACGTCCTAGGATTTCTCACCGGCATCTGGCTGCTCCATATCTATTACAAAAAGGGGCTTTCGCCCTTCGACAGCAAGCAGCAGAGCGACCTGTTTTTCGCCATCGTAATCGGGGTCATCGTCGGCGGCCGTCTCGGCTACTTCCTGTTCTACTCCCGCGAAACGCTGCTCAGCGATCCGATGAGCTTCTTCCGCTTCAACGAAGGCGGCATGGCCAGCCATGGCGGCTTCGTCGGCGTGATCATCGCAGCCTGGATCATGGCCCGCCGCTTCAAGGAGTCCTTCCTCAAGGTAGGCGACATTCTGGCCACCCTGGCTCCTCCCGGCCTGCTCTTCGGTCGCGTCGCCAACTTCATCAACGGGGAGCTCTGGGGCAAGCACACCGACGGCTCCTGGGGCGTCATCTTCCCCGAAGCCAAGGACCCCTTCCCGCGACATCCCTCTCAGCTCTACGAAGCGGGCCTCGAGGGACTGGTCCTGCTGGTCTACACCCAAATGCGCATCTGGACCAGTCCTGTGCTCAAGACGCATCCAGGGCAGATTGGCGGCGAGTTTCTTCTCGGTTACTCCATCGTGCGCATCATCGGAGAGCAGTTTCGCGAACCCGACGCCCACATCGGTCTAGACTTCGGCTTCATCAATCGCGGGGCCCTGCTCTCGATCTTCACCGCTCTCGCTGGCATCGCCATCATCATCTGGGCCAGAAAACACCCAGCAGACGCTCGAAAGAGATCGGCCTAG